The Mycolicibacterium boenickei genome has a segment encoding these proteins:
- a CDS encoding PadR family transcriptional regulator, whose translation MEESEPTAKPALAANSWALLGLLSYEQELSGYDIRKWLHWSMRYYYGSPAYSQIYSDLKRLEKMGYLTSRVDGTGTRNRRLYKITQSGLDAVTRWARETPPDPPSLKHPALMRVTMGHLSDPATLKQMLQEHLAYVDEMQRDAAKEARWAGVDPSWAYAKVALGWAERYYASERELTLQLIKDLDEAEANFPKVGEGAKIPWPDPAYWYEIERKAHAEDMEGSD comes from the coding sequence ATGGAAGAATCCGAGCCGACAGCCAAGCCGGCGCTGGCCGCGAACAGCTGGGCGCTGCTCGGGTTGCTGTCTTACGAGCAGGAACTCTCCGGCTACGACATCCGCAAGTGGCTCCACTGGAGCATGCGCTATTACTACGGAAGCCCGGCGTACAGCCAGATCTACTCCGATCTGAAGAGGCTGGAAAAGATGGGTTACCTGACCTCGCGGGTGGACGGCACCGGCACGCGAAACCGCCGTCTCTACAAGATCACCCAGTCCGGACTGGACGCGGTCACCCGGTGGGCGCGGGAGACACCGCCGGACCCACCCTCGTTGAAGCATCCAGCGCTCATGCGGGTCACGATGGGTCACCTGAGCGACCCGGCCACGCTGAAGCAGATGCTCCAGGAGCATCTTGCCTACGTCGACGAGATGCAACGCGATGCAGCCAAAGAGGCCCGGTGGGCCGGCGTCGATCCGTCATGGGCGTACGCCAAGGTCGCGTTGGGCTGGGCGGAACGGTACTACGCGTCGGAGCGGGAACTGACCCTGCAGCTGATCAAGGACCTCGACGAGGCCGAGGCCAACTTCCCGAAAGTCGGTGAAGGCGCCAAGATCCCGTGGCCAGATCCGGCGTACTGGTACGAGATCGAGAGGAAGGCCCACGCCGAGGACATGGAAGGCTCAGACTGA
- a CDS encoding 3-ketosteroid-delta-1-dehydrogenase produces the protein MTTTSHKTIPAGLTVADSEVDLLVVGSGTGLAAALAAHELGLSVLVVEKSSHVGGSTARSGGALWLPASQVIEECGGTDPSRRAHTYLEAVVADSAPQQRSTAYLDNLPATVDMLRRTTPMKLFWAKEYSDYHPEAPGGSAAGRTCECRPLDTSILGEYLPDLRPGVMEVKIPMPTTGADYRWLNLMSRVPRKGLPTVLKRLAQGLGGLALGKRYAAGGQALAAGLFAGAIRARIPIWLDTSLTELVTEGDRVTGAIVEHGGKRLAVTARRGVVLAAGGFDHDMDMRRKFQSESLGSNLSLGAESNTGDAIRLGQDAGADIALMDQSWWFPAVAPLPGSAPAVMLAERSLPGSFIVDHNGHRFANESADYMSFGQRVLELEASGTPVESMWIVFDQKYRNSYVFAAELFPRMPIPQTWYDAGIAVKADSFDDLATKMQVPVEDFVATVTRFNENAFAGEDPDFERGRSAYDRYYGDPTVTPNPNLRPLVKGSFYAVKMVLSDLGTCGGLRADDRARVLREDGTVIDGLYAIGNTAANAFGHTYPGAGATIAQGLVYGYIAARDAAEE, from the coding sequence GTGACCACCACCAGCCACAAGACGATCCCGGCCGGCCTCACCGTTGCCGACTCGGAAGTAGACCTCCTCGTCGTCGGATCCGGTACCGGACTCGCCGCCGCTCTGGCCGCACACGAGCTGGGCCTGTCGGTTCTCGTCGTCGAAAAGTCCTCCCATGTCGGCGGTTCGACGGCGAGGTCGGGTGGTGCGTTGTGGCTCCCGGCCAGCCAGGTGATCGAAGAATGCGGGGGTACCGACCCGTCGCGCCGAGCACACACGTATCTGGAAGCCGTCGTGGCGGACTCGGCACCTCAGCAGCGCTCCACCGCGTACCTCGACAACCTGCCCGCGACGGTCGACATGTTGCGTCGGACCACGCCGATGAAACTTTTCTGGGCCAAGGAATACTCCGACTACCACCCCGAGGCTCCCGGTGGATCCGCTGCCGGGCGCACCTGCGAATGCCGGCCGCTCGACACCTCGATTCTCGGTGAATACCTTCCTGACCTGCGCCCCGGAGTCATGGAAGTCAAGATTCCGATGCCGACCACCGGTGCCGATTACCGATGGCTGAACCTGATGAGTCGAGTGCCCCGCAAGGGATTGCCCACGGTGCTCAAACGGCTCGCGCAGGGTCTGGGCGGTCTGGCCCTCGGGAAGCGTTACGCCGCCGGCGGTCAGGCACTGGCGGCGGGTCTGTTCGCCGGGGCGATTCGTGCCAGGATCCCGATCTGGCTCGACACCTCGCTGACCGAACTGGTCACCGAGGGTGACCGCGTCACCGGAGCCATCGTGGAACACGGCGGAAAGCGGCTCGCCGTGACCGCCCGGCGCGGAGTCGTACTCGCCGCGGGCGGTTTCGATCACGACATGGACATGCGCCGCAAGTTCCAATCCGAATCTCTCGGAAGCAATCTCAGCCTCGGCGCCGAGTCGAACACCGGCGACGCCATCCGGTTGGGGCAGGATGCCGGAGCCGACATCGCCTTGATGGATCAGTCTTGGTGGTTCCCCGCAGTCGCCCCGCTGCCTGGGTCGGCTCCGGCGGTGATGCTCGCCGAGCGATCACTGCCCGGGTCGTTCATCGTCGACCACAACGGCCACCGGTTCGCCAATGAATCGGCCGACTACATGAGCTTCGGACAACGTGTTCTGGAACTGGAAGCCTCGGGTACGCCGGTGGAAAGCATGTGGATCGTCTTCGATCAGAAGTACCGCAACAGCTATGTCTTCGCCGCCGAGCTGTTTCCACGGATGCCGATTCCACAGACCTGGTACGACGCCGGAATCGCGGTCAAGGCGGACAGCTTCGACGACCTCGCGACCAAGATGCAGGTTCCGGTCGAGGATTTCGTGGCGACGGTGACGCGGTTCAACGAGAACGCCTTCGCTGGAGAGGATCCCGACTTCGAGCGGGGCCGCAGTGCCTACGACCGCTACTACGGCGACCCAACGGTCACGCCGAACCCGAACCTGCGGCCACTTGTGAAGGGCTCGTTCTACGCGGTGAAGATGGTGCTCAGCGACCTTGGTACGTGTGGCGGTCTACGCGCCGACGACCGTGCCCGGGTGCTTCGCGAAGACGGCACCGTCATCGACGGGCTGTATGCGATCGGCAACACGGCCGCCAACGCCTTCGGACACACCTATCCCGGCGCCGGGGCGACCATCGCACAGGGGCTGGTGTACGGCTACATCGCTGCTCGCGACGCGGCCGAAGAGTAA
- a CDS encoding Rieske 2Fe-2S domain-containing protein — protein MTTHPDTDDIRLIEAGSVPTRFARGWHCLGLVRDFGDGKPHQINAFGQKLVVFRSEDGALNVLDGYCRHMGGDLSQGTVKGNEIACPFHDWRWGGDGRCKSVPYSKRTPRLARTASWPTLQQDGMLFVWNDPERKAPPADVTIPHIEGATSDGWTDWHWYTTVVNTNCREIIDNVVDMAHFFYIHGSLPTHFKNIFEGHVATQYMKSGGRPDIGDPEGAKLLGTTSLASYHGPSFMIDDLTYHYEEFDQRTVLINCHYPIDANSFVLQYGIVVEKNAAMPEELAMETAVALGEFVKMGFEQDVEIWRNKTRIDNPLLVEEDGPVYQLRRWYEQFYVDAADVTPDMVDRFEFELDTTRPYEAWMREVEANLAARAATSGPVG, from the coding sequence ATGACGACGCACCCAGATACCGATGACATTCGGTTGATCGAGGCCGGTTCGGTACCGACCAGGTTCGCCCGCGGCTGGCACTGCCTGGGGTTGGTCCGCGATTTCGGTGATGGAAAGCCGCATCAGATCAACGCGTTCGGGCAGAAGCTGGTGGTGTTCCGCAGCGAGGACGGGGCACTCAACGTGCTCGACGGGTATTGCCGGCACATGGGCGGCGACTTGTCGCAAGGGACGGTGAAAGGCAACGAGATCGCCTGTCCTTTCCACGATTGGCGGTGGGGCGGTGATGGTCGCTGCAAATCGGTGCCGTACAGCAAGCGCACCCCGCGATTGGCCCGTACCGCTTCCTGGCCCACTCTGCAGCAGGACGGAATGCTCTTCGTCTGGAACGATCCCGAGCGCAAGGCCCCTCCCGCCGATGTGACCATTCCGCACATCGAGGGTGCCACCAGCGACGGGTGGACCGATTGGCACTGGTACACAACCGTCGTCAATACCAACTGCCGCGAGATCATCGACAACGTCGTGGACATGGCGCACTTCTTCTACATCCACGGATCGCTTCCCACCCACTTCAAGAACATCTTCGAAGGTCATGTCGCGACCCAGTACATGAAGAGCGGCGGCCGGCCCGACATCGGCGACCCCGAAGGGGCCAAGTTGCTCGGCACCACCTCATTGGCGTCCTACCACGGACCCTCGTTCATGATCGATGATCTGACCTACCACTACGAGGAGTTCGACCAGCGCACGGTGCTGATCAACTGCCACTACCCGATCGACGCCAATTCGTTTGTGCTGCAGTACGGCATCGTGGTGGAGAAGAACGCAGCCATGCCGGAGGAGCTCGCCATGGAGACGGCTGTCGCTCTCGGCGAGTTCGTCAAGATGGGATTCGAGCAAGATGTCGAGATCTGGCGTAACAAGACCCGGATCGACAACCCGCTGCTTGTCGAGGAGGACGGACCGGTCTACCAACTCAGGCGCTGGTATGAGCAGTTTTATGTCGACGCGGCCGACGTCACTCCGGACATGGTGGACCGCTTCGAATTCGAGCTGGACACAACCAGACCGTACGAGGCCTGGATGAGGGAAGTGGAAGCCAATCTCGCTGCCCGCGCTGCTACTTCTGGGCCGGTGGGGTGA
- a CDS encoding ferredoxin, with product MAVRPDNRLDDAPMAPVTCARCGAGVEVRKSSWSQTSVQWTGAALDRCEERCTAARLAGTDARDLFLTCSTLGGSIVDAVRSGALQVVDETS from the coding sequence ATGGCTGTCCGGCCGGACAACCGCCTCGACGATGCGCCGATGGCGCCGGTGACGTGCGCGCGATGCGGCGCCGGCGTCGAGGTGCGCAAGAGCAGTTGGAGCCAGACCAGCGTCCAGTGGACCGGCGCTGCCCTGGATCGTTGTGAAGAGCGTTGCACCGCAGCGCGATTGGCCGGTACCGATGCCCGCGACCTGTTCCTGACCTGCTCGACCCTGGGCGGGTCCATCGTGGACGCGGTGCGTTCGGGTGCGCTGCAGGTGGTCGACGAGACTTCGTGA
- a CDS encoding TetR family transcriptional regulator, translating into MRTTRIQARRGERRDRIIACATELAVLGYDACQIRSVTAAAGVSAGTVYQYFPSKDELLLACFYEWLWDFETEYVCVTDEPDPFRRLLRVALTLTDRLCSSSLFAEAMIRPYLYADGTAATQADRVRQQVVRIFVGSASEGESPTREIGAAEILSDVWMSNVAAFAQRRIAAAELSERLTRTVGLLKR; encoded by the coding sequence ATGCGGACAACGAGAATCCAGGCTCGGCGAGGGGAACGGCGTGATCGGATCATCGCCTGTGCGACAGAGCTGGCCGTCCTGGGCTATGACGCCTGTCAGATCCGTTCAGTCACCGCCGCGGCGGGTGTGTCGGCCGGCACTGTGTACCAATACTTCCCGTCGAAGGATGAGCTGCTGCTCGCGTGCTTCTACGAATGGCTGTGGGATTTCGAGACGGAGTATGTCTGCGTCACCGATGAGCCGGATCCGTTTCGGCGACTGCTGCGGGTTGCCCTGACCCTCACCGACCGGCTGTGCTCATCGTCGCTGTTTGCCGAGGCCATGATCCGCCCCTATCTCTACGCCGACGGCACCGCCGCGACCCAGGCGGATCGGGTGCGACAGCAGGTGGTCCGAATCTTCGTCGGTTCCGCGTCAGAAGGTGAATCGCCCACCCGGGAGATCGGCGCCGCCGAAATACTGTCTGACGTCTGGATGTCCAACGTTGCCGCGTTCGCTCAGCGGCGCATCGCCGCGGCGGAGCTGTCAGAACGGCTCACCCGTACCGTCGGCCTGCTGAAGCGGTAG
- a CDS encoding TetR/AcrR family transcriptional regulator, with protein MQVAHKPTSLTERRAEDLRFEIAVAARDLFLAEGSTSVTVERICTAAGIAPRTFHRHFPVKEDVVLPLFRRFGTLSVEVLADAGPGGDVVDILVEAFSTEVPKRGTVEFDRTFMALVVNDPQYRLRWLDWGQDLIGPITEFLGARFDLGNNPHTRELPAQLVIQVCRHAYLRWVADGDFAGLRSALRVGMQMVVEALPVVSRQG; from the coding sequence ATGCAGGTGGCGCACAAGCCGACCTCGCTGACCGAGCGGCGCGCCGAAGACCTTCGGTTCGAAATCGCAGTGGCCGCTCGCGATCTGTTCCTTGCCGAGGGTTCGACTTCGGTCACCGTAGAGCGGATCTGTACCGCCGCGGGTATTGCGCCGCGCACCTTTCACCGCCATTTTCCGGTGAAAGAGGACGTCGTGTTGCCGCTGTTTCGCCGGTTCGGCACCCTGAGCGTCGAGGTGCTTGCGGACGCCGGTCCAGGCGGTGATGTCGTCGACATCCTTGTCGAAGCGTTCAGCACCGAGGTACCGAAACGCGGCACCGTCGAATTCGACCGCACGTTCATGGCATTGGTGGTCAACGATCCCCAGTACCGGCTGCGCTGGCTGGATTGGGGGCAGGACCTCATCGGCCCGATTACCGAGTTCCTGGGTGCCAGGTTTGATCTCGGCAACAACCCGCATACGCGAGAACTGCCGGCACAGCTGGTGATTCAGGTGTGCCGGCACGCGTACTTGCGCTGGGTTGCCGACGGTGACTTCGCCGGCCTGCGCTCCGCTCTGCGAGTCGGGATGCAGATGGTGGTGGAAGCCCTGCCGGTGGTGTCGCGGCAGGGCTGA
- a CDS encoding nuclear transport factor 2 family protein, translating to MDSAALRVMRDERDIERALNLFARAMDARDWATMAEILFPEAEGDFGTGRLVGAAAIIDMIRGFLDNCGPTQHLLGNIVIDVVDDTATSKAYIRDVHLNSAGDPSTRFYTLGDYHDTWRRDVGGRWRIAERIKANRAYVGALEIFGS from the coding sequence ATGGATTCAGCCGCCCTGAGAGTGATGCGCGATGAGCGGGACATCGAACGGGCGCTGAATCTCTTTGCCCGAGCCATGGACGCCAGAGACTGGGCGACGATGGCCGAGATCCTCTTTCCGGAAGCGGAAGGCGATTTCGGAACCGGACGCTTGGTGGGAGCCGCCGCGATCATCGACATGATTCGCGGTTTCCTCGACAACTGCGGGCCCACCCAGCATCTGCTGGGCAACATTGTCATCGACGTCGTCGACGACACCGCCACGAGCAAGGCCTACATCCGCGACGTTCATCTGAATTCAGCCGGCGACCCCTCGACGCGCTTCTACACGCTGGGCGACTACCACGACACCTGGCGACGGGACGTCGGCGGGCGGTGGCGGATCGCCGAACGAATCAAGGCCAACCGGGCGTACGTCGGAGCACTGGAGATCTTCGGCAGCTAG
- a CDS encoding SDR family NAD(P)-dependent oxidoreductase, with protein MDRFSDRRVIVTGAGSGIGAATVARLLDEGATVVAYDISADGLTATAEAAELAGNAKRLTTGVLDISREEDVIAAVDAAVAELGGLEVLVNVAAMQTCSHTHETTLDEWNRTLAVNLTGTFLMTRQALPALLRSGRGVVVNFTSTAATFAHPYMAAYAASKGGILSFTHSLALEYSKQGLRAVNIQPGGVSTALANSTLDKMPEGYDLGLWAKQTPLLHGTESEILGDPGAVASVIAMVASDDGAFITGTEIRVDGGAHA; from the coding sequence ATGGATCGCTTCTCAGATCGCCGCGTCATCGTCACCGGCGCGGGGTCGGGTATCGGCGCGGCCACGGTGGCCCGACTGCTCGACGAAGGTGCCACCGTTGTGGCGTACGACATCTCGGCCGACGGACTGACCGCAACAGCGGAGGCCGCCGAACTGGCCGGCAATGCCAAACGCCTCACCACCGGCGTCCTCGACATCTCCCGCGAAGAGGACGTGATCGCCGCGGTTGACGCGGCTGTGGCCGAGCTCGGCGGGCTTGAGGTTCTGGTCAATGTAGCTGCGATGCAGACCTGTTCGCACACGCACGAAACCACTCTGGACGAGTGGAACCGCACCCTGGCAGTGAATCTCACCGGTACGTTCCTGATGACCCGGCAGGCACTGCCTGCACTACTGCGGTCCGGCCGGGGCGTCGTCGTGAATTTCACGTCCACCGCCGCGACGTTCGCCCACCCGTACATGGCGGCATATGCAGCCAGCAAGGGCGGCATCCTCAGCTTCACCCACTCGCTGGCACTGGAGTACTCGAAACAGGGCCTGCGCGCGGTCAACATCCAGCCCGGCGGCGTGTCGACAGCGCTGGCCAACAGCACTCTGGACAAGATGCCCGAGGGATACGACCTCGGGCTCTGGGCCAAGCAGACCCCGCTGCTACATGGCACCGAAAGCGAAATCCTCGGCGACCCAGGCGCAGTAGCATCGGTCATTGCCATGGTCGCCTCCGATGATGGCGCGTTCATCACCGGCACCGAGATCCGTGTCGACGGCGGCGCACACGCCTGA
- a CDS encoding alpha/beta hydrolase: protein MTYPPLDSDAAARVAAFGEIAPMRARGLAAVRAGIESAPRPEMRPMKSIEDLTAPGPAGPIPVRLYRPTDHVRPPVLVYLHGGGLVMGSNHSFEPLARELASASGAVVVAVEYRLAPESPPPAQFDDAYAVTEWVAAHADDLGVDENRLAVIGDSAGGSLAAAVALAARDHDGPRICAQVLLYPGLDRDMGAASITSMPDAPLLRHNDIVYMHELVDRSGGSPRDPYQVPAYASDLSGLPAAIVVTGECDPIRDWGERYAERLRDAGVQTTVTRYPGMYHGFLMRSDATARGRLALAEIGALLRAKFAHPLGDNESPDHRTTAAPPGRPLPTIENHTIEGDHHADR, encoded by the coding sequence ATGACCTATCCACCGCTAGATTCCGACGCCGCTGCGCGGGTGGCGGCATTCGGCGAGATCGCTCCCATGCGGGCTCGCGGTTTGGCCGCGGTACGCGCGGGCATCGAATCGGCCCCCCGTCCCGAGATGCGCCCGATGAAGAGCATCGAAGACCTGACGGCGCCGGGGCCGGCCGGGCCGATTCCGGTCCGGCTGTATCGCCCCACCGATCACGTGCGACCACCGGTGCTCGTCTATCTGCACGGCGGTGGCCTCGTAATGGGATCCAACCATTCGTTCGAGCCGCTGGCGCGCGAACTCGCCAGCGCCAGCGGTGCCGTCGTCGTGGCAGTCGAATATCGCTTGGCACCGGAATCGCCACCGCCCGCGCAATTCGATGATGCCTACGCGGTCACTGAATGGGTTGCCGCCCACGCGGACGACCTGGGCGTCGACGAGAACCGGCTGGCCGTGATCGGCGACAGTGCCGGCGGATCACTGGCCGCCGCAGTGGCATTGGCAGCCCGCGACCATGACGGCCCGCGCATCTGCGCTCAGGTTCTGTTGTATCCCGGCCTGGACCGCGACATGGGTGCCGCGTCGATCACCTCCATGCCGGACGCACCCCTGTTGCGCCACAACGACATCGTCTACATGCACGAACTGGTGGATCGCAGTGGCGGATCGCCGCGAGACCCGTACCAGGTGCCGGCCTACGCAAGCGATCTGAGCGGGTTGCCTGCGGCCATCGTCGTGACCGGCGAGTGCGACCCGATCCGAGATTGGGGCGAGCGCTACGCCGAAAGGCTGCGTGACGCAGGCGTGCAAACCACCGTAACGCGCTATCCCGGCATGTATCACGGCTTTCTGATGCGGTCAGATGCCACCGCACGTGGACGCTTGGCGCTGGCCGAAATCGGTGCGCTGCTTCGGGCCAAGTTCGCCCACCCCTTGGGCGACAACGAGTCTCCCGATCACCGGACGACGGCGGCTCCGCCGGGACGACCGCTGCCCACAATCGAGAACCACACCATCGAAGGAGATCACCATGCTGACCGATGA
- a CDS encoding SDR family oxidoreductase — MSAREVFGGGVAVITGAGAGIGAGLARYASRLGMTVVLTDVNAGAIADLRDEILAAGGSATDVVCDVRDPDAVQALADQVYREVGPVRLLVNNAGIEQFGYLWDTPVANWQRVVDINISGVFHGIRAFLPKMMATDAPAWVWNLSSIGGVAVVPLQAPYIMSKHAVLALTECLHLEVRAAGHDHHLHVQAVLPGAVVSDIFESAGGVDAGDTGAAEGQRAAMLDIKAEAMDPLAAAKVVFDQAAEGRFYLLTQPDYVGSAMAERARVLTNQEPPHLRTQRRFDPAQS, encoded by the coding sequence GTGAGCGCCCGAGAGGTATTCGGTGGCGGTGTCGCAGTCATCACCGGGGCCGGCGCCGGAATCGGCGCCGGCCTGGCGCGGTACGCCAGCCGCCTGGGTATGACGGTGGTGCTGACCGACGTCAACGCCGGCGCCATCGCCGACTTACGCGACGAGATCCTGGCCGCGGGCGGGTCGGCGACGGACGTCGTCTGCGACGTACGCGACCCGGACGCCGTCCAAGCACTGGCCGATCAGGTCTACCGCGAGGTCGGCCCGGTGCGACTGTTGGTGAACAACGCCGGCATCGAGCAGTTCGGCTACCTGTGGGACACACCGGTGGCCAACTGGCAACGCGTCGTGGACATCAACATCAGCGGCGTCTTTCACGGGATCAGGGCGTTCCTGCCGAAGATGATGGCCACCGACGCACCGGCGTGGGTGTGGAACCTGTCCTCGATCGGCGGAGTGGCCGTGGTTCCCCTGCAGGCGCCTTACATCATGAGCAAACACGCCGTTCTCGCCCTGACCGAATGCCTGCATCTGGAGGTGCGGGCCGCCGGTCATGATCACCACCTGCACGTGCAGGCGGTGCTGCCCGGCGCCGTGGTGTCCGACATCTTCGAATCCGCCGGCGGCGTGGACGCCGGAGACACCGGCGCCGCCGAAGGGCAACGAGCCGCGATGCTCGACATCAAGGCCGAGGCGATGGATCCACTCGCCGCAGCCAAGGTGGTCTTCGACCAAGCCGCCGAAGGACGGTTCTATCTCCTCACCCAACCCGACTACGTCGGCTCGGCGATGGCGGAGCGCGCTCGTGTGCTGACCAACCAAGAGCCGCCTCACCTGCGTACCCAGCGCCGGTTCGACCCCGCCCAGAGTTGA
- a CDS encoding nuclear transport factor 2 family protein yields the protein MSNEIALSEVQEFIAGFWYHYDQGHFEEVNTRIAEEMEYLSRSDSGSCPFEHLLAADLHGGAQTRAWLRDHRNENPYPCRHHATNVFRTGVDGDVTNVRFYLYVNQITNNVPFAVSSGVVDAGIRRSTDGLVFTSMTVVLDAEDSVPFAEHAAKTTAGATSA from the coding sequence ATGAGCAACGAGATCGCCCTGTCTGAGGTTCAGGAGTTCATCGCCGGGTTCTGGTACCACTACGACCAGGGCCACTTCGAGGAAGTGAACACCCGCATCGCCGAAGAGATGGAATACCTGAGCCGCTCAGATTCCGGCAGCTGCCCGTTCGAGCATCTGCTGGCCGCGGACCTGCACGGCGGCGCGCAGACCCGGGCCTGGCTCCGCGACCACCGCAACGAGAATCCTTATCCGTGCCGTCATCACGCCACCAACGTGTTCCGCACCGGTGTCGACGGTGATGTCACCAACGTCCGCTTCTACCTGTACGTCAACCAGATCACCAACAACGTTCCGTTCGCCGTTTCCAGCGGGGTCGTAGACGCCGGGATCCGGCGGTCCACTGATGGCCTGGTCTTCACCTCGATGACGGTGGTGCTCGACGCCGAGGACTCCGTCCCGTTCGCCGAGCACGCCGCCAAGACCACCGCCGGAGCCACTTCCGCGTGA